The Deltaproteobacteria bacterium DNA segment AATACTGGAAACAGTAACCAGGTTGGCCTTTTCAATACCGGCATCACGCAGAGCGAGCTCGAAAGAACGAAGCTCTTCTTTATGACCGCCCACTCCCTTAGTAAAAAAAAGTTTTCGCGGGACCAAGGGTTCCACTATCTTCACCCTCCTTTTCTATGTTTTGATTTTTTTTCGCTACCGAGTGAGCGATAAAATATTTCTCCCAAAAATCTGTAAATCAGTTTGGCAGCCAGGAAATCCGGGGCGATCAAGCCCGGGATGGGGGTCAGTTCAACCACGTCGAATCCGACGACGGTTTTCTCCCGGGCGATTCGCCGCAGTAATTGGGTCAGGGTTTTCCAGTTGAACCCTCCCGGTTCCGGCGTGCCCACCGCAGGCATGATAGCCGGATCGAGGACATCCAGGTCAATAGTTACGTAAACCTCTGAAGAAAGATCCTGGCATACCCTTTCTTCCCAATCGGGATTTTCAGATAGAAGATGCCAGAAAAAGGAGGTTACCCCCCCCTTTTTTTGGAAGGCCCTTTCTTCCCGGGTCAAACTGCGCAGGCCCACTTGAACCAGGGGGCCCAATTCCGTCAGCCGGCGGCCCACGCAAGCATGGCTGAACGATGTTCCTTCGTAACAATCGCGCAGGTCGGCATGCGCATCCAATTGGAGGAACGAAACCTTGGGGTACTTTTCTTTTATCGCTCGAGCCATTCCCAAGGTAACGGTGTGCTCTCCACCAATGAGCACGGGGAATTTATCCGCGCGAATAACCTTTT contains these protein-coding regions:
- the speB gene encoding agmatinase, whose protein sequence is KVIRADKFPVLIGGEHTVTLGMARAIKEKYPKVSFLQLDAHADLRDCYEGTSFSHACVGRRLTELGPLVQVGLRSLTREERAFQKKGGVTSFFWHLLSENPDWEERVCQDLSSEVYVTIDLDVLDPAIMPAVGTPEPGGFNWKTLTQLLRRIAREKTVVGFDVVELTPIPGLIAPDFLAAKLIYRFLGEIFYRSLGSEKKSKHRKGG